In Sulfurisphaera javensis, a single genomic region encodes these proteins:
- a CDS encoding amidophosphoribosyltransferase produces the protein MAGIIGVYAFDKIWNVSKFLYYGLIGLQNRGYSYSGLVVLKDNFKAITNEGAPEDITLPSDIDGWAGVGYTGSKISYPIITDYGTLVVDGIIKGDIQEIAKGLYKEPEKTLRDIQGVFSLIFLSKDGRLIGYRDSYGIKPLEIGGFGFDLAILSSETSGITVIGGEFRREIKPGEAVFIDTYQISYTQVEESKHNYCAIDLIYQSRIDGFVFNRYIYETRVKIGEQLAEEKRIDADVVIGVPDTALPFAIGYSKRTGIPYDLGFTRTGSPIRTMLASDDFLKVIGVQLKLNPIKSVVKGKRVILIDDSMVTGRTLKNTVFSLRSLGAKEVHVLIGSPKLISRCPYGMEVPEEKDLIAANLTDEEIAKVIGADSIYWLSLEGLYKVLGKSLCVGCMTKKYPRVI, from the coding sequence ATGGCGGGAATAATTGGTGTTTATGCATTCGATAAGATTTGGAATGTAAGTAAATTTTTATATTATGGTCTAATAGGTTTACAAAATAGAGGCTATAGCTATTCTGGATTAGTTGTTTTGAAAGATAATTTTAAAGCTATTACGAATGAGGGGGCACCAGAAGATATCACTTTGCCTTCAGATATTGATGGATGGGCTGGAGTTGGGTATACTGGTAGTAAGATTAGTTATCCGATTATTACTGATTATGGTACGTTAGTTGTTGACGGCATAATTAAGGGAGACATACAAGAGATAGCAAAAGGATTATATAAAGAACCAGAAAAAACCTTAAGAGATATACAAGGAGTTTTTTCTTTAATATTTTTAAGTAAAGATGGTAGACTGATAGGTTACAGAGATTCATACGGGATTAAACCTCTAGAAATAGGAGGCTTTGGATTTGACTTAGCAATATTGTCCTCAGAAACTTCTGGGATAACAGTAATAGGTGGAGAATTCAGAAGGGAGATAAAGCCTGGTGAGGCGGTATTTATTGATACTTATCAAATTTCTTATACTCAAGTTGAGGAAAGTAAGCATAATTATTGTGCTATAGACTTAATATATCAATCGAGGATTGATGGGTTTGTATTCAACAGATACATATATGAAACTAGAGTTAAGATAGGAGAACAACTAGCTGAGGAGAAAAGAATTGATGCAGATGTCGTAATAGGAGTACCAGACACTGCCTTACCTTTTGCAATAGGCTATTCAAAAAGGACTGGAATTCCCTATGATTTAGGATTTACAAGAACAGGAAGTCCAATAAGAACTATGTTAGCCTCAGACGATTTCTTAAAAGTAATTGGAGTTCAGCTTAAGTTAAATCCAATTAAATCCGTGGTTAAAGGGAAAAGGGTAATATTAATTGATGACTCCATGGTTACCGGAAGAACATTAAAGAATACAGTATTTAGCCTTAGAAGCCTTGGGGCAAAAGAAGTTCATGTACTTATAGGAAGTCCAAAATTGATCTCAAGATGTCCTTATGGTATGGAAGTCCCAGAAGAAAAGGATTTAATAGCAGCTAACTTAACTGATGAAGAGATAGCAAAAGTAATTGGTGCTGATTCTATTTACTGGTTAAGTCTTGAAGGGTTGTATAAAGTTCTTGGTAAGAGTTTATGTGTAGGTTGTATGACTAAAAAGTATCCTAGGGTGATTTAA
- the purF gene encoding amidophosphoribosyltransferase has protein sequence MKIKEHCGIVGVYADNSTFITYESLKLLQHRGQESAGITYLKDNRLVTVKGLGLVEEALDSRLLVNAKLSIGHVRYSTTGKGSLDEAQPLSNGDIAIAFNGTITNYYKFGTNTDTEFIMKVISEASNIKEGIRRLVDLADGAYSLVIMTKKGELVGFRDPKGFRPLVLGKINDGYIIASEDSAIRQLGGKPLRDVKPGEMIYIKDGVIESEIISRDKVSFCSFEYIYFARSDSIIDNVPVYNARVRLGEILAENHGVDADVVIPVPESSIPIAIGFSRKSKIPLEYGLVRTLVAKRSFIMPTQDKRNAIIEEKFGVVRSVIEGKRVVIIDDSIVRGNTMKKIVKMVKDNGAKEVHVRVGSPKVKYPCYMGIDFPLTKELIANDKDEKQIAEYIGADSVEYLTVEEMVKAIGREDLCHACFSGIYPLKFSYDFRHLESVFKKVS, from the coding sequence ATGAAAATAAAAGAACATTGCGGTATTGTAGGTGTTTATGCTGATAATTCAACTTTTATAACTTATGAGAGTTTAAAATTATTACAACATAGAGGGCAGGAATCAGCTGGTATTACTTATTTAAAAGACAATAGACTTGTTACAGTTAAAGGTTTAGGATTAGTAGAAGAGGCACTAGATTCAAGGCTTTTAGTTAATGCTAAATTATCGATTGGTCATGTAAGATACTCTACCACTGGTAAAGGTTCATTAGATGAGGCTCAGCCCTTAAGTAATGGTGATATAGCAATAGCGTTCAATGGTACAATAACAAACTATTACAAATTTGGTACAAACACAGATACGGAGTTTATTATGAAAGTGATTTCAGAGGCAAGCAATATTAAGGAAGGAATAAGGAGACTAGTTGATTTAGCGGACGGGGCTTATTCATTAGTTATAATGACTAAAAAAGGAGAGTTGGTCGGGTTTAGAGATCCTAAAGGTTTTAGACCTTTAGTTTTAGGCAAGATAAATGATGGATATATAATTGCTTCTGAGGATTCTGCAATAAGACAATTAGGAGGTAAGCCTTTAAGAGACGTAAAGCCTGGAGAGATGATTTACATTAAGGATGGTGTAATAGAAAGTGAAATAATCTCCAGAGATAAAGTAAGCTTTTGCTCTTTTGAGTATATCTATTTTGCTAGATCAGATTCTATAATAGATAATGTTCCAGTCTACAATGCTAGAGTTAGATTGGGAGAAATATTAGCTGAGAATCATGGGGTAGATGCTGATGTAGTTATTCCAGTTCCAGAGTCCTCAATTCCCATAGCTATAGGTTTTTCAAGGAAATCAAAGATTCCCCTAGAGTACGGTTTAGTAAGGACTTTAGTAGCTAAAAGATCATTTATAATGCCTACTCAAGATAAAAGGAATGCAATAATAGAAGAGAAGTTTGGAGTTGTAAGAAGCGTGATTGAAGGGAAAAGGGTTGTTATAATTGATGATTCAATAGTAAGGGGAAACACCATGAAAAAGATTGTTAAAATGGTTAAAGATAATGGAGCTAAAGAGGTTCACGTAAGAGTTGGTTCACCAAAGGTAAAGTACCCTTGTTATATGGGTATTGATTTCCCACTAACGAAGGAGCTAATTGCAAATGACAAAGATGAAAAACAAATTGCTGAATATATTGGTGCAGATTCAGTAGAATACTTAACAGTAGAAGAAATGGTTAAAGCTATAGGAAGGGAGGATTTATGTCATGCCTGTTTTTCTGGTATATATCCTCTTAAATTTTCATATGATTTTCGTCACCTAGAATCTGTGTTTAAAAAGGTGAGTTAA